In a genomic window of Malaclemys terrapin pileata isolate rMalTer1 chromosome 17, rMalTer1.hap1, whole genome shotgun sequence:
- the LOC128825332 gene encoding uncharacterized protein LOC128825332: MAAEKPRVHKIQLQQKYWLKNTSKAKLLQLGAICMDTVTDQEHYYDTTLHELAQAQTWLYQKNQQWYLLVDSQKQETRDNATTFELLSPEIRNPPHLNKTETSQNVQLNTHSYTKNFPEKKPTGLEHTTKQGDLHFYSNKAAQANVYMEPSSIYTELVIEREIIAYLAHFFHINLTEDERSMTMKDFLRLVGIQHYASNHTTKQVTYTLYGIYTIIIQRDERIPKESSIILVDTDILNVARGFERIEKLANELEFQQQTP; the protein is encoded by the coding sequence ATGGCAGCAGAAAAACCAAGAGTCCATAAAATCCAACTCCAACAGAAGTACTGGCTAAAGAACACAAGTAAAGCCAAGTTGCTGCAGCTTGGCGCAATATGCATGGATACGGTTACTGACCAAGAACACTATTATGACACCACTTTGCATGAGCTAGCACAGGCTCAAACCTGGCTTTATCAAAAAAACCAACAGTGGTATCTCCTAGTAGATTCTCAGAAACAGGAAACTAGAGACAATGCAACAACCTTTGAATTATTATCCCCTGAGATACGGAATCCTCCACATTTGAACAAAACAGAAACCAGTCAAAATGTCCAACTCAACACCCACAGTTACACCAAAAATTTCCCAGAAAAGAAACCAACAGGATTAGAACACACTACAAAGCAAGGTGATCTGCATTTTTATTCTAACAAAGCAGCCCAGGCAAATGTATATATGGAACCTAGTTCAATTTATACTGAACTGGTAATAGAAAGAGAGATCATTGCATATTTAGCACACTTTTTTCACATAAATTTGACAGAGGACGAAAGAAGCATGACAATGAAAGACTTTTTACGGTTGGTTGGAATCCAACATTATGCAAGCAATCACACTACCAAGCAGGTAACTTACACACTGTATGGCATTTATACAATTATAATACAAAGGGATGAAAGGATCCCCAAGGAGTCAAGTATTATACTGGTCGATACGGACATTCTAAATGTTGCCAGAGGTTTTGAAAGAATAGAAAAGTTAGCAAATGAACTGGAGTTTCAACAACAAACACCGTAA